The Deinococcus gobiensis I-0 sequence CGGTCAGCCGGCCCCAGACCCGGTGACCCTTGCCAAACTCAGTCAGCGAGGGATCCCGATCGAAACCGAACTCGTGGCAGCTCTGGAGGGACAGCCGCCGGCCCTCAGCGGCGTGCGGCTGCTTGACGGTCGCCTCGTGCCGCTCGACGCCGTATTCCTGGGGTCAAAGCTTCGATTTTCCAGTGACCTCGCTCAGCAGTTGGGCTGCGCCACGGAAGAAGGTATGCAGGGCCTTTTCCTGTCGACCGATGCCTCCAAGCAAACCAGCATCCCTGGTGTCTATGCCGCTGGCGATATCGCTCTCCGGATGGCCAATGCCACCCTGGCCGCTGCCGACGGTGTCCTGGCTGGAGTTTCTATGCACCAGTCACTGATCTTTGAACCCCTTGATGCGCTAGAGCCTGTCTCCGCTTCCTGAGCCGATTCACCGCGAATAGGGGTTGACAGATAAGATCTCGGGCATTGAGTTCGATGGCCCTCCCACGACACGGTACAGTGGTGCCATGACTGGTCATGAGTCAGTCCCGATCTCCACTGCCCCTGAGCCGATGCCCTGGTGGTGGCCAGTCGCTCGCCTTGTCCTCTGTCTCGGGGTATTCGCCCTGTGTGGGCTCTTTATTCTTCCGGTCCTTCTTGGTCGCCCGCTCTACAAGGTTCAGGGCGGCCAGATCACCGTTCGGGGCGTACAGGCGCAGACCATCATTCCTGCGGGCACGCCCGTGACCCAGGACCAAATTGAGATCCGGCGCAAAGTCATTGGGTCGGCCATGGTGGGCTATACCGTAGGTCAGTTCGATCTGGCACGGCATGGGCTGGCAAATCTCTATACCGACGGCTCAGACCATGCGCTCGTCTTCCGCACGACGCCACGGGTGACCGTCTTGACCCCAGCGGATCCGGAGGGACTGCTGCAGGCTTGGCGAAAGAATCAGACGGGCATCTTCCGTCCTGCTCGACCGGCAAGTTTCTCATCGGCAGTGTGGTTGTCTTTGCTCCTGCTGCCTCTCCTGGTGTTCTTCGTCAGGCGACCACAGCTGAACTACCGCTGGGTGGATGGCGCCTTAGTCGTCAATGCGGCCTTGAGCTCACGGCGATTTCCTGTCGAATCCACCAGGGCCGAGCTGACCTGTGAGCGCTTGGGATCGCGGCTCTTTGGAACGGCGACACCGGGGTATTACACAGGCACCTTCGCCATGAAGTCAGCGGGTGGTGGGCGTGTCCAAGCCTACGCCACCCTGGCGCGACCGAACGCCGCCCTCCTGTTGAAGACGGAGGGAAAGACCTACTACCTGACGCCGGAAGATCCGCAGGCCGTGCTGGACCGCTTTAGGACGACCTGAAAACTGCGAATTGCGGTGTGCAGGGCCACCCCAGTGGAGCGTGTAGAGGGCCTCTCTGATTCTCCCTACTTCTTCCGCTGCCTAAGTCAACCCCTATTCGCGGTGATTCACAAGAACCCGTGCTCAAAGATGGACTGCTAGCCCAAGAGGCTCGTGGCTTTCTCCCTCACATCTTTTGGAGGACTTCTATGATAAATGACCTGACTGACGCCTCTCGATTCTGGGAAGCCCATTACCAAAAAGGCCCGCGTCCCTGGACCGGACGACCCAATGCCATCCTCAAGCGGTTTGCTGATTCGTTACCCGTCGGTGCCGCTCTGGACTTAGGGTGCGGGGAGGGCAACAGTGCGGTCTGGCTCGCGCAGCAGGGCTGGCACGTGACTGGTGTAGACGTTTCATCCACAGCTCTGAGCCGCGCGGCCCAGCATGCCGCAGACGCTGGTGTAACCCAACGGACCACCTTCATCACGCATGACCTGAACCAGACATTCCCCAAAGGTCAATTTGACCTAGTGTATGCCCTGTATATGGAGTCGCCGGTGACCCTCGTTCGGGACCGCATCTTGCATCGGGCCGCCGAAGCGGTTTAGAGCCTGAGGACAGAACACGTTGGGCTATGTGCCGATCATGAGAGCAACTCGTACCCGATGACCTGTGGATAGAGGTTATCGAGTGCCCATGACCGGACGTGCGGAAGTGTACCCCTCAGGCGACCAGAGGTGTTTTCCGCCTGTGATCTCCGACCATTGTTGGATGTGGGTGACGGAGCCAGTTATGGTTCCGTCCCGGAGGTGTCATTGCGGTGTCACCTTGTCGTGGCTACTGTGACCTCATCGGCTGACCGGATCAGCCCAGGGAGTCAACCATATGATCTTGGAATCAAAGGTACAGGAATTTGTTCAACAAGCTGAGGACCAGACGGGAATGAGTTTTCCGATTAAATATGTGTACGCCTTTGGCGATAGTCCCTCGATGAAGGATAAATTGATTGAACTCGTCATAAATGGGGATAAACGTGCGACTGCATCTCTCGTGGAGGAATACACTCAAGATGATCTAGATGTGCCCGTAATGGGCGATCTATCTGTTGTGCTTGATGGTAAAGGGACACCGAGAGTCATTGTTCGCACAACAGAAGCCGAGTGGGTTCCTTTTGACGATGTAAGTGCTTCCTTCGCCCATGACGAAGGAGAAGGCGACCGTTCTTTAAGCGATTGGCGAGAAGGCCACCAGCGGTATTTTGGTCGTGAAGCCGATAGACGCAAAATTGCATTTACTGGCGAAAGCCTTATCCTTTGTGAGAGATTTGAAGTTATATATCAAGCCAAGTAATAGGCGTTAACAGGCTGAGGACAGAACGAAGGCAGAAAACAGTGACACATCAGACGGGGGTATGCCGCGGAAAAAAGCCAATTCTGAGATCGCCACCACCATGGACAAGCTTGCCCATGAGGATGAGTGCGTCAAGGCCGCTGAACGGCAGATCAAGCTGCCAGGGAAGCCCTGCGGACAACTCCAGGGGATCATGCGATGTGCGGGGCGCTGAGCGCGCCGCATGTCCGGCGCCAGACGATGAGCGCACAGGCAAGCTGGGTCAACCCGAGGAACGCGGCTGCGTTCCTCTCCCGCCTGACCGCAAGCTTGCGATAGGACACCAGCCAACTCAGCGTCCGTTCAACCCGCCACCGATACCGGCCCAGGGTGGAACTGGACTCCACCCCTCGTCGAGCGATGCGTGGCACGATCCTTCGGTGGGTCAGGGCACGGCGACAGCGGCCAAAGTCGTAGCCCTTGTCGGCATAGAGCTTGGTCGGACGTCGTCGGGGCCGCCCCCGCCGTCCGTTGCGTACGCCAGGAACCGCATCAACCGTCGCTTCTAATTGCTTCGAGTCATGGACATTCGCGCCAGACAGGCTGATAGCCAGGGGGAGTCCCTGACCGTCGATCAAGAGGTGAAGTTTGCTGCCAGCCTTCCCCCGGTCCGTAGGGTTAGGGCCAGTGTGCGATCCACCACGGGGTGCGGGAATGCTGATGGAGTCCAGCGCAGAACGGGACCAGTCTAGGTACCCGTGCTGCTGCACATGGTCGAGCAGGATGCGCCACAGGCGCATCCACACGCCCCCACGCTGCCACTCCAGAAAGCGACGCTCGCAGGTCCGTCCGCTTCCCAGTCCCAAGGCCACTGGCAAGTGGCGCCAAGGTAAACCCCACCGCAGAAGGTAGAGGATGCCGGCGAAGGTCTGACGATAGGGCTGTCGCTGGCGACCCCCTCTGGGCCGCGCAGGCGGCGCAGGAAATGCGGGCTCGACGAGCGTCCAAAGTTCGTTTGGCACCAGTTGATCGACCATTCCTAGACCCTAGTGCTCTCCGTTCTGTCCTCAGGCTCTTATCCAGGAGGACTGCTGCTGATCGTCCGGCATGGTTCGGTCGCGCCCTGGTCGTGGGATCAGACAGCCCAGTTTCCTGCGCCTCAGGAGATGCTGGACAACTTAGACCTGCCCGCCGAGCAGTGGGACATCTCCTACCTTGGCAATCCCGCCCGCGAACTCACTGGCCCAAATGGTCAGACCGCTTTGGTGCACGACCTTATTCTCGCGGTCAGGAAACGGTTCTGACGACGCCTGACCAGGCGCTTCCGATGGCTGCCGATCCGCGTCCGTTGGTGAGCACTGGCCGTCATCGCCGTCGCTACACTGATGGTGGTCCTCGACGCCTCCACCTTCAACATCGCGTTGTTCCAAGCCCAGGCGGCGCTTGGTATCACGGATGCCAAGCGACACTGAATGATCACTGCGTATGCGCTTGCTCCTCCTTGGCAGGCCCGTCTCAAACTTCATGGGACGCAAGCTGACCTCACCCCTATCCTCCTTCGGCCCTGACTCTATGCCAGGGCCTTTGTTTGTGGCTCTGCACTGACCGATGAACACCTCTGCCGCAGCCTGCGCTGGAGGCCCGGCCAACCAGAACCGCCCACACACTGAAGGCATGACACATCTCCCCGCAGGTCTCCCG is a genomic window containing:
- a CDS encoding IS5 family transposase; this encodes MVDQLVPNELWTLVEPAFPAPPARPRGGRQRQPYRQTFAGILYLLRWGLPWRHLPVALGLGSGRTCERRFLEWQRGGVWMRLWRILLDHVQQHGYLDWSRSALDSISIPAPRGGSHTGPNPTDRGKAGSKLHLLIDGQGLPLAISLSGANVHDSKQLEATVDAVPGVRNGRRGRPRRRPTKLYADKGYDFGRCRRALTHRRIVPRIARRGVESSSTLGRYRWRVERTLSWLVSYRKLAVRRERNAAAFLGLTQLACALIVWRRTCGALSAPHIA
- a CDS encoding class I SAM-dependent methyltransferase; translation: MINDLTDASRFWEAHYQKGPRPWTGRPNAILKRFADSLPVGAALDLGCGEGNSAVWLAQQGWHVTGVDVSSTALSRAAQHAADAGVTQRTTFITHDLNQTFPKGQFDLVYALYMESPVTLVRDRILHRAAEAV
- a CDS encoding PH domain-containing protein, whose translation is MTGHESVPISTAPEPMPWWWPVARLVLCLGVFALCGLFILPVLLGRPLYKVQGGQITVRGVQAQTIIPAGTPVTQDQIEIRRKVIGSAMVGYTVGQFDLARHGLANLYTDGSDHALVFRTTPRVTVLTPADPEGLLQAWRKNQTGIFRPARPASFSSAVWLSLLLLPLLVFFVRRPQLNYRWVDGALVVNAALSSRRFPVESTRAELTCERLGSRLFGTATPGYYTGTFAMKSAGGGRVQAYATLARPNAALLLKTEGKTYYLTPEDPQAVLDRFRTT
- a CDS encoding ASCH domain-containing protein, whose amino-acid sequence is MILESKVQEFVQQAEDQTGMSFPIKYVYAFGDSPSMKDKLIELVINGDKRATASLVEEYTQDDLDVPVMGDLSVVLDGKGTPRVIVRTTEAEWVPFDDVSASFAHDEGEGDRSLSDWREGHQRYFGREADRRKIAFTGESLILCERFEVIYQAK